AGTCAATTTTTAAATAGTGTTTTAGCTTTAGCAGGAATTGTTTCTCTTCTTCGTTAACACCTTTATGAGAAAAGGCGACTTTTGTCGCTAACTGATAGCAAATAAGATTGATGTCTAAATTAAATCTGCTCTTATTATTTTCGTGAAACTTAATGAAGTAATTATATGCTTGTTCTTCAGTAATTTGATTTTTGTATAAACGTTTGAACTCATCTATTGCTAAATGATTGTTTAGAGATTGGAACTCTTTAGGGATTTCAGGGAATATTTTTGGAATATCGGAGTTTATAATGTCCAATATCTCTTGTACTTCTAACAAATGAACCTCTTTATCGCTTTTTGAAACACTATACAATAGGTGAATCAGTGCCGAGAAGAACTCTTGATAATTCATATTTATTTTTTTATGCAATTTATGAATTAAACTAATCGCATTTTAATTGTGTTAAAAATTGTCTTATATAAGCTGGTCTTTGAAATAATTACCTAGCGTTTAAATAATAAAAGTTAGCGTTCGTACATTTTTCTCGGACACTTGTTCATTTGTATTAAATTTTTAGCATTCAAGAGTTAAATTGTGAGATATTTATATTGAAGTTGTTTGAAGCTAGAATGAAAATCTACGAGTAACATCTTGATTTCATTGAACTTCAGCTAATTTTTATTCTGTAGTTTTGACTATGTAAGAAAAATAGAACTTCGCCACTAAAACTAATATGACCCTCTCTAAATCCCCCTTTAACATTAGGTAGCTTCATTATGCAATCCTTTAAAAATCAGATAAAAACATTTTTTAATTTTAATAAGCGACAAGAACGTGGTGCGTTTGTTTTAATTGTTCTTATTATCATTGCTTTTGTTATTGATTTGTTTTTGCCTGTTCTTTTTCAAGAAGAGGTTTACGATTATTCCTCAACACTCAAAGAAATTGAAGAATGGAAAGCAAGTGCAATTGAAATTGTTGATGAAAAACCGTCTCCGCATAAAACAACGAGAATTAAGGAGAGCCCAGTTAAGAAAATAAAGTTAAATCCAATTCCTTTTAATCCCAATAATCTGCCTGAAGAAAAGTGGTTGGAAATGGGAATGCCCGACAAAGTGGTTAAGACAATTTTGAAATATGAAGCCAAAGGAGGAAGCTTTAAAAAAAAGGAGGATCTCCAGAAAATTTATGGACTTACTCCTAAAATATATCTACAGTTGAAAGATTATATACTTATTCCGAGTCCGGAATTTCCTAAAGAAAAACATAGGGATTCAATATTCTCAAAAAGTGATAAAATAAAAACATTTATTCGTTTAGATATTAATCGTGCCGATTCTGTTGCGTTTTTAGAAGTGCCGGGTATAGGTCCTTTTTATGCCGGTCAGATTGTAAAGTATAGAAATAGATTAGGGGGTTATGTCTCTATAAAACAATTGACGGAGCTTTATAAAATTGATAGTATTCGTTTAAATACTTGGCTCCCTTATTTAACATTTAAAGATACTTTAATAATTCCAATTGATATAAATACAGCCGATTTTAAAACGGTTTTAAAGCATCCTTATATTGATTATGAAACGACAAAGAAGATATTTAATCTCAGAAATAAATTGGGTCGTTATGCCGGAATATATCAGCTTAAAAAAGATTCTATTTTATCTGACAGCTTGTTTCAAAAGTTAAAGCCCTATTTAAAAGTTAATTAAAAATGTGGAGTATCCCTATTTCTGATTCTCAGAATAGTATATTGCATTTCTATGCATATCGATAGGGAAGTTATAAATTTTCTACTTACAGTTTCTTTTTGGTAATAATAATATTGCTTTTGAAAGAGGCT
The genomic region above belongs to Bacteroidales bacterium and contains:
- a CDS encoding helix-hairpin-helix domain-containing protein; translation: MQSFKNQIKTFFNFNKRQERGAFVLIVLIIIAFVIDLFLPVLFQEEVYDYSSTLKEIEEWKASAIEIVDEKPSPHKTTRIKESPVKKIKLNPIPFNPNNLPEEKWLEMGMPDKVVKTILKYEAKGGSFKKKEDLQKIYGLTPKIYLQLKDYILIPSPEFPKEKHRDSIFSKSDKIKTFIRLDINRADSVAFLEVPGIGPFYAGQIVKYRNRLGGYVSIKQLTELYKIDSIRLNTWLPYLTFKDTLIIPIDINTADFKTVLKHPYIDYETTKKIFNLRNKLGRYAGIYQLKKDSILSDSLFQKLKPYLKVN